One window from the genome of Hoplias malabaricus isolate fHopMal1 chromosome X2, fHopMal1.hap1, whole genome shotgun sequence encodes:
- the LOC136676662 gene encoding dual specificity protein phosphatase 18-like isoform X1, with protein MNEHNWFHMQRYIPDGSTMSGPGARLAGVGQITEFLYISNGKAAKDSSAIAGLDITCIINATQDQGKPCLPTVEYVWVSVADSPETQLEEYFDSVADKIENVRAQRGRVLVHCCAGVSRSATLCLAFLIKHCSMSLLEAHELVKSKRPIIRPNSGFWTQLIRYEEKLRGTSSVVMVSLPVGLVPDLYEKETRGLIPF; from the coding sequence GTATATCCCTGATGGAAGCACCATGTCCGGCCCTGGGGCTCGTCTGGCAGGAGTGGGTCAGATAACCGAGTTCCTCTACATCAGCAACGGCAAAGCAGCTAAAGACAGCTCAGCTATAGCTGGCCTCGACATCACCTGCATTATAAACGCCACTCAGGACCAGGGCAAGCCTTGCCTCCCTACTGTTGAGTACGTCTGGGTCTCTGTCGCCGATTCCCCTGAAACGCAGCTGGAGGAATATTTCGACTCAGTGGCAGATAAAATCGAGAACGTGAGAGCCCagcggggtcgggtcctggtgCATTGCTGCGCCGGAGTGAGTCGCTCAGCCACTCTGTGTCTGGCTTTTCTCATCAAGCACTGCAGCATGTCTCTACTGGAGGCTCACGAACTTGTAAAGTCCAAAAGACCCATTATCAGACCTAACAGTGGCTTCTGGACGCAGCTGATCCGGTATGAGGAGAAGCTGAGGGGGACAAGCTCGGTGGTGATGGTATCCTTGCCTGTGGGACTGGTTCCAGATTTGTATGAGAAGGAAACCAGAGGTTTGATACCATTTTGA
- the LOC136676662 gene encoding dual specificity protein phosphatase 18-like isoform X3, whose amino-acid sequence MSGPGARLAGVGQITEFLYISNGKAAKDSSAIAGLDITCIINATQDQGKPCLPTVEYVWVSVADSPETQLEEYFDSVADKIENVRAQRGRVLVHCCAGVSRSATLCLAFLIKHCSMSLLEAHELVKSKRPIIRPNSGFWTQLIRYEEKLRGTSSVVMVSLPVGLVPDLYEKETRGLIPF is encoded by the coding sequence ATGTCCGGCCCTGGGGCTCGTCTGGCAGGAGTGGGTCAGATAACCGAGTTCCTCTACATCAGCAACGGCAAAGCAGCTAAAGACAGCTCAGCTATAGCTGGCCTCGACATCACCTGCATTATAAACGCCACTCAGGACCAGGGCAAGCCTTGCCTCCCTACTGTTGAGTACGTCTGGGTCTCTGTCGCCGATTCCCCTGAAACGCAGCTGGAGGAATATTTCGACTCAGTGGCAGATAAAATCGAGAACGTGAGAGCCCagcggggtcgggtcctggtgCATTGCTGCGCCGGAGTGAGTCGCTCAGCCACTCTGTGTCTGGCTTTTCTCATCAAGCACTGCAGCATGTCTCTACTGGAGGCTCACGAACTTGTAAAGTCCAAAAGACCCATTATCAGACCTAACAGTGGCTTCTGGACGCAGCTGATCCGGTATGAGGAGAAGCTGAGGGGGACAAGCTCGGTGGTGATGGTATCCTTGCCTGTGGGACTGGTTCCAGATTTGTATGAGAAGGAAACCAGAGGTTTGATACCATTTTGA
- the LOC136676662 gene encoding dual specificity protein phosphatase 18-like isoform X2 yields MYIPDGSTMSGPGARLAGVGQITEFLYISNGKAAKDSSAIAGLDITCIINATQDQGKPCLPTVEYVWVSVADSPETQLEEYFDSVADKIENVRAQRGRVLVHCCAGVSRSATLCLAFLIKHCSMSLLEAHELVKSKRPIIRPNSGFWTQLIRYEEKLRGTSSVVMVSLPVGLVPDLYEKETRGLIPF; encoded by the coding sequence GTATATCCCTGATGGAAGCACCATGTCCGGCCCTGGGGCTCGTCTGGCAGGAGTGGGTCAGATAACCGAGTTCCTCTACATCAGCAACGGCAAAGCAGCTAAAGACAGCTCAGCTATAGCTGGCCTCGACATCACCTGCATTATAAACGCCACTCAGGACCAGGGCAAGCCTTGCCTCCCTACTGTTGAGTACGTCTGGGTCTCTGTCGCCGATTCCCCTGAAACGCAGCTGGAGGAATATTTCGACTCAGTGGCAGATAAAATCGAGAACGTGAGAGCCCagcggggtcgggtcctggtgCATTGCTGCGCCGGAGTGAGTCGCTCAGCCACTCTGTGTCTGGCTTTTCTCATCAAGCACTGCAGCATGTCTCTACTGGAGGCTCACGAACTTGTAAAGTCCAAAAGACCCATTATCAGACCTAACAGTGGCTTCTGGACGCAGCTGATCCGGTATGAGGAGAAGCTGAGGGGGACAAGCTCGGTGGTGATGGTATCCTTGCCTGTGGGACTGGTTCCAGATTTGTATGAGAAGGAAACCAGAGGTTTGATACCATTTTGA